A single region of the Brachypodium distachyon strain Bd21 chromosome 3, Brachypodium_distachyon_v3.0, whole genome shotgun sequence genome encodes:
- the LOC104583905 gene encoding uncharacterized protein LOC104583905 encodes MVTRKEDDVEDDAEEDDGYYKRKYEVYRVDLDVGILVPVRSFNGQAVFMGTSRAISVSAEAFPSVAADTLYLGLDCDEKRRMDGYNLADGSNEPCHYDPWVAGMLLPSTLVDCLSYCVRGSGRQLT; translated from the coding sequence ATGGTGACGAGGAAGGAGGATGATGTTGAAGATGatgctgaagaagatgatggttACTACAAGAGGAAGTACGAAGTGTATAGAGTGGATTTGGACGTTGGCATCTTGGTCCCCGTCAGGAGCTTCAACGGGCAAGCCGTGTTCATGGGCACAAGTCGCGCGATTTCTGTATCAGCAGAGGCCTTTCCATCTGTCGCTGCTGACACTCTCTACTTGGGGTTGGATTGTGATGAGAAGCGTCGGATGGACGGGTACAATCTTGCAGATGGAAGCAACGAACCTTGCCACTACGACCCGTGGGTTGCTGGGATGTTGCTGCCGTCTACTCTCGTCGACTGCCTCTCCTACTGCGTACGGGGCAGCGGCAGGCAACTTACCTGA
- the LOC100834016 gene encoding protein KINESIN LIGHT CHAIN-RELATED 1 — protein MPGLATADASSSPPAAPAPAPRRLSSPLPRRAPPSPSPSSASRAKPARKSLGGQQQAGPETDEAALDNPDLGPFLLKQARDAMVSGEGGGAARALEFAERAARALERRGEGAELELAMSLHVAAAIHCGLGRHADAVPVLERAVAVVTVLTPPPAAASGPEGDAEQVPPPQQQEETEEEQRKGEEWALAAFSGWMQLGDTHAMLGRMDESIACYGKGFEIQMGALGERDPRVAETCRYLAEAHVQALQFDEAEKLCRKALEIHREHSAPASLEEASDRRLMALILDAKGDYDGALEHLVLASMTMVANGRDVEVATIDVAIGNTYLALARFDESVFSYQKALTVLKSARGDDHPSVASVFVRLADLYHRTGKLRESKSYCENALRVYAKPAPGAAPDEVAGGLMEIAAIYEALGDLDEALKLLQRALKLLEDSPGQWSTVAGIEAQMGVLYYMIGRYADSRNSFESAVAKLRASGERKSAFFGVLLNQMGLACVQLFKIDEAAQLFEEARAVLEQECGASHPDTLGVYSNLAAIYDAMGRVEDAIEILEHVLKVREEKLGTANPDVEDEKKRLAELLKEAGRSRNRKQKSLENLFGSNAQRAKKDAGGRRWTNFGFRS, from the exons ATGCCGGGACTCGCGACCGCCGACGCCTCTTCCTcgcccccggcggcgccggcgccggcgccgcggcggctgtcgtcgccgctgccacggcgcgcgccgccgtcgccgtcgccctcgTCCGCGTCGCGCGCCAAGCCGGCGAGGAAGTCGCTTGgggggcagcagcaggcggGCCCGGAGACGGACGAGGCGGCGCTGGACAACCCGGATCTGGGCCCGTTCCTGCTCAAGCAGGCGCGGGACGCCATGGTGTCCGGGGAAGGCGGGGGagccgcgcgcgcgctcgaGTTcgccgagcgggcggcgcgcgcgctcgAGCGCCGCGGGGAGGGcgccgagctcgagctcgccATGAGCCTccacgtggccgccgccatccactGCGGCCTCGGCAGGCACGCCGACGCCGTCCCCGTACTCgagcgcgccgtcgccgtcgtcaccGTGCTGacgcctccgcccgccgcggcctccgggCCTGAAGGGGACGCGGAGCAggtcccgccgccgcagcagcaggaggagacggaggaggaacagcggaagggggaggagtgggcgctcgccgccttctccggctGGATGCAGCTCGGCGACACGCACGCCATGCTCGGCCGCATGGACGAGTCCATCGCCTGCTACGGAAAGGGCTTCGAGATCCAGATGGGCGCCCTCGGCGAGCGCGATCCCCGCGTCGCTGAGACCTGCAG GTATCTGGCTGAAGCTCACGTGCAAGCTCTGCAGTTTGACGAGGCAGAGAAGCTGTGCCGCAAAGCTCTCGAGATCCACCGGGAGCACAGTGCCCCCGCGTCGCTCGAAGAGGCCTCTGATCGCCGCCTCATGGCCCTTATCCTCGATGCCAAGGGTGACTACGACGGTGCCCTCGAGCACCTCGTGCTTGCCTCCATGACAATGGTTGCCAATGGACGCGACGTCGAGGTTGCCACGATCGATGTCGCGATCGGCAACACCTACCTGGCCCTTGCTCGTTTCGATGAGTCCGTCTTCTCCTACCAGAAGGCGTTGACTGTTCTCAAGTCTGCCCGTGGCGATGACCATCCTTCAGTAGCTTCCGTCTTCGTCCGCCTTGCAGATCTCTATCACCGTACGGGGAAGCTCCGTGAGTCTAAATCCTACTGTGAGAATGCCCTCCGTGTCTATGCAAAGCCTGCGCCTGGTGCTGCTCCTGATGAGGTTGCTGGAGGCTTAATGGAGATCGCTGCCATCTATGAGGCGCTTGGAGATCTTGATGAGGCACTAAAACTTCTTCAAAGGGCACTGAAGTTGCTTGAGGACTCACCAGGGCAATGGAGTACCGTTGCTGGAATCGAGGCACAAATGGGTGTGTTGTACTACATGATAGGGAGGTATGCTGATTCAAGGAACTCATTTGAGAGCGCAGTTGCCAAATTGAGAGCTAGTGGGGAGAGGAAGTCTGCATTTTTCGGTGTTCTACTGAACCAGATGGGGCTAGCTTGCGTACAGCTGTTCAAGATTGATGAGGCTGCACAGTTGTTTGAAGAAGCAAGGGCAGTTCTAGAGCAGGAGTGCGGTGCCTCTCATCCAGATACTCTTGGCGTGTACAGCAACCTGGCTGCGATCTATGATGCCATGGGAAG AGTGGAGGACGCCATCGAGATCCTGGAGCACGTGCTCAAGGTGAGGGAAGAGAAGCTGGGCACGGCGAACCCCGATGTGGAGGACGAGAAGAAGAGGCTGGCGGAGCTTCTGAAAGAGGCGGGGCGGTCCCGGAACAGGAAGCAGAAATCGCTGGAGAACCTCTTCGGGAGCAACGCGCAGCGGGCCAAGAAAGACGCTGGCGGGAGGAGGTGGACCAACTTCGGGTTCAGGAGCTGA
- the LOC100830827 gene encoding uncharacterized protein LOC100830827, whose protein sequence is MPSPYLLPPPLSLPWRLASSPFRRNSPPSPIRTPSPIPTPRLTLRALHARASGGGGGDGLLRGAAGDGGGRVIPIARCYEGALARLEVSGGARREQAVAAAAAADGGKAAEAHLEAGSGAMVIEAFLPGAAAGGGAASTRVILQAMEVKEKASKIKKDFGADFFSENEPDSESMLAMALKQVVMEQLSDFRVEIFSPGSERDFQDRSKPQKVPVDFSISSSDGKLLSALAEAIFSCVVEDVEKNFLGRTGSLFQMRKLNCSYDSTVCIHRISEAEIANNARRCLESFNLVKSSHEVGIAKKAWWPAPKYERLADIGGPDFILWAHEFVPSYKLQINAKAFEDTKLAGWHELANNRQEILISHLQLVELGNVLDMYFEDQFTLPGKTFHSHWNAEPSKIKSNNVYLNNLFVLLAGSCVILTVGIIAQLCWPQTLKDKRFFIGSSSPSSSQKYCSDIHSLDNSEVQDYCISVIEKIKDSCGCPGDIVVDEKIGAWVGELPDCLKAINREDGAASDDVQYSHTEQNDLVSTPTKITSNLEQKDNTQEILLNIASFQVVMSEEGKLVGFQPTSRLAVNHWATNPLAALLYDGRKLSPAFLEPRLKIPRPSKVVPIELLMSVNSETFFALARPVQHPC, encoded by the exons ATGCCATCCCCGtacctcctcccgccgcctctATCTCTCCCCTGGCGCCTCGCCTCATCCCCCTTCCGCCGCAACTCACCCCCGTCCCCCATCAGAACCCCATCACCGATCCCCACGCCCCGTCTCACCCTCCGCGCTCTCCATGCTcgcgccagcggcggcggcggcggcgacgggttattacgcggcgcggcgggagacggcggcgggcgcgtcATCCCGATCGCGCGGTGCTACGAGGGCGCCCTCGCGCGGCTCGAGGtctccggcggcgcgcggcgggagcaggcggtcgcggcggcggcggcggccgatggcgggaaggcggcggaggcgcacCTCGAGGCTGGATCCGGGGCCATGGTTATCGAGGCCTTCCTCCCCggagctgccgccggcggaggcgctgcgTCCACTCGTGTG ATTTTGCAAGCCATGGAAGTAAAAGAGAAGGCCAGTAAGATAAAGAAAGACTTCGGTGCTGATTTTTTCTCTGAAAATGAGCCTGATTCCGAGAGTATGCTGGCTATGGCCCTGAAGCAAGTTGTAATGGAGCAGCTGTCAGATTTTCGTGTAGAAATCTTCTCCCCTGGTTCAGAGAGAGACTTCCAAGATCGGAGCAAACCCCAAAAG GTCCCCGTGGATTTTAGCATCAGTTCATCAGATGGAAAACTTCTGTCTGCTCTTGCTGAAGCCATATTCTCCTGTGTCGTTGAGGACGTTGAAAAGAATTTCCTTGGGCGCACAGGCAGTTTGTTTCAAATGCGGAAGCTGAACTGCTCATACGATTCCACTGTTTGTATACACAGAATTTCTGAGGCAGAAATAGCAAATAACGCCAGGAGATGCTTGGAGAGTTTTAATCTTGTCAAGTCTTCTCATGAAGTGGGCATAGCAAAGAAGGCATGGTGGCCAGCTCCAAAATACGAAAGGTTGGCGGACATTGGGGGACCTGATTTTATCCTTTGGGCCCATGAGTTTGTTCCTTCTTATAAACTGCAAATTAATGCTAAAGCATTTGAGGATACCAAGCTTGCAGGCTGGCATGAGCTAGCAAATAATAGGCAGGAAATTCTCATATCCCACCTCCAACTG GTGGAACTAGGGAATGTACTAGACATGTATTTTGAAGATCAGTTCACATTGCCTGGCAAAACTTTCCATTCTCACTGGAATGCAGAACCATCAAAGATTAAAAGCAACAAT GTTTATTTGAATAACCTCTTTGTTTTATTGGCGGGTAGCTGTGTTATTCTTACTGTTGGCATCATTGCTCAGTTATGCTGGCCCCAGACTCTTAAAGACAAAAGATTTTTCATTGGCAGTTCAAGCCCCTCATCATCACAGAAGTATTGCTCTGATATCCATTCACTGGATAACAGTGAG GTACAAGATTATTGCATATCTGTCattgagaaaataaaagatTCATGTGGCTGCCCTGGGGATATAGTGGTTGATGAAAAGATTGGTGCTTGGGTTGGAGAACTGCCTGACTGCCTCAAGGCCATCAACCGTGAGGATGGTGCTGCTTCTGATGATGTTCAGTATTCCCATACTGAACAAAACGACTTGGTGTCAACTCCCACTAAGATAACTTCTAATCTAGAACAAAAAGATAATACCCAGGAAATTCTGCTGAACATTGCTAGTTTTCAG GTTGTCATGTCAGAAGAAGGTAAGCTAGTGGGTTTTCAGCCAACCAGCCGCCTAGCTGTGAACCATTGGGCAACAAATCCGCTAGCAGCATTGCTATATGACGGGCGAAAGCTTTCCCCAG CCTTTCTGGAGCCTAGGCTTAAAATTCCCCGTCCTTCTAAGGTTGTCCCAATTGAATTGTTAATGTCGGTAAATTCAGAAACTTTTTTTGCTTTGGCGAGACCTGTTCAACATCCTTGCTAA
- the LOC100828300 gene encoding GDSL esterase/lipase At5g45950: protein MKRLGVLAVALLLLIAWQPIKMAAAQSPAPLLPPPPDDQDDDPPARSLPPPPADDQDDDPPSWPGLPLLPSPPTPVESASPPPEPEARTPTSPPPPPPPHPRHAQLPPRQDDPPETEPEPTEPPPRQRQAPREPAPPRTVVPPQEPGWAAVPLPLPPMPPPMVPFNYSATGYTTMLVFGDSTVDPGNNNRLQTVMRANFLPYGASFLGGRRPTGRFSNGRLITDLLAEKLGIARSIPGFHEPRLRLRQLRRGVSFASAGSGYDDATARISSALSFSNQVEDLWRYKRNLQRLVGPRRAEQLFRRATFIISAGTTDVFFHYLATNHSGAANSWPQYENLLISRVSNYTQVMRALGGRRFVFVGVPPVGCLPLVRTLLGTGTEKCHENINLLATSFNRGLAEVVRLLKNERDTRATFIDIYTIVAMATVDPRTFGLTETSRGCCGTGVIEVGQTCRGRLTCTDPSRYMYWDAVHQTERMNQIITDHAIMNSIGEIYV from the exons ATGAAGAGGCTGGGGGTGCTTGCTGTGGCATTATTGCTCCTCATCGCATGGCAGCCGATAAAGATGGCGGCCGCTCAgtctccggcgccgctgctgccgccaccACCGGACGATCAGGACGACGATCCACCCGCCCGCAgcctgccgccaccgccggcggaCGACCAGGACGACGATCCACCCAGCTGGCCTGGGCTGCCATTGCTACCCTCACCACCCACGCCGGTGGaatccgcctcgccgccgccagaacCTGAAGCGCGGACACCGAcatcaccgccgccaccgccgccgcctcacccGCGCCATGCGCAGCTGCCGCCGAGGCAGGATGATCCCCCGGAAACCGAGCCGGAGCCAACagagccgccgcctcgccagAGGCAGGCGCCGagggagccggcgccgccacggaCGGTGGTGCCGCCGCAGGAGCCAGGGTGGGCTGCGGTGCCGCTGCCTCTGCCGCCGATGCCGCCTCCCATGGTTCCGTTCAACTACAGCGCCACCGGCTACACGACCATGCTGGTGTTCGGGGACTCCACGGTGGATCCCGGGAACAACAACCGGCTGCAGACGGTGATGAGGGCCAACTTCCTGCCCTACGGCGCGAGCTTCCTCGGCGGCAGGAGGCCTACCGGACGGTTCAGCAACGGCCGCCTCATCACCGACTTGCTCG CGGAGAAACTAGGTATAGCGAGGAGCATTCCGGGTTTCCATGAGCCAAGGTTGAGGCTAAGGCAGCTCAGAAGGGGTGTGAGCTTTGCATCAGCGGGCTCCGGATACGACGATGCTACTGCCAGGATATCA AGTGCACTATCATTTTCCAACCAAGTGGAGGACCTATGGCGGTACAAGAGGAACCTCCAAAGATTAGTCGGGCCAAGAAGAGCAGAGCAACTTTTCAGGAGAGCAACATTCATCATAAGTGCTGGAACAACTGATGTGTTCTTCCACTATCTCGCCACAAATCACTCAGGAGCAGCAAATAGTTGGCCTCAATATGAGAACCTACTGATATCACGCGTCTCTAACTACACCCAG GTGATGAGAGCACTTGGAGGGAGGAGGTTTGTGTTTGTTGGAGTGCCCCCAGTTGGGTGCTTACCACTTGTCAGGACCCTGCTAGGCACAGGTACAGAGAAATGCCATGAGAACATCAACTTGCTGGCGACTTCGTTCAACCGAGGGCTAGCCGAGGTGGTGCGCCTTCTGAAGAACGAACGGGACACCAGGGCTACGTTTATCGACATCTATACAATCGTAGCCATGGCGACAGTCGATCCCAGAACTTTTG GGTTGACAGAGACATCAAGAGGCTGCTGTGGAACAGGAGTTATTGAAGTTGGGCAAACATGCAGAGGCCGGTTAACATGCACAGACCCCAGCAGGTACATGTACTGGGATGCTGTCCACCAGACTGAGAGAATGAACCAGATTATCACGGATCACGCGATTATGAATTCGATTGGAGAAATCTATGTCTAG
- the LOC100831133 gene encoding linolenate hydroperoxide lyase, chloroplastic: MLPSFSPAATAAQPRRIPGSHGPPILGPLKDRLDYFWFQGPDEFFRRRAASHKSTVFRANIPPTFPFFLGVDPRVVAVVDAAAFTALFDSSLVDKRDCLIGPYNPSAAFTGGTRVGVYLDTAEPDHARTKAFAMDLLRRSSKIWADEFLSGLDSMISNLESELNNGAAAASYLVPLQQCVFKFLCKAVVGADPAMDKLVDRFGFFILDLWLGLQLIPTQKIGALPQPLEELLFHSFPFPAFLIRPGYDVLYRFVSKHGADAVAVGVDTHGLSQKDAINNILFVLGFNAFGGFSVFLPFLILEIGAKTPTGVNLRPKLREEVRRVLDENNGAIGFGAVKGMPLVRSTVYEVLRTRPPVPLQFGRARENFTLRSHGSEGFAVAAGEMLCGYQPLAMRDPAVFDRPEEFVPDRFVGEEGEKLLKHVYWSNGPETADPAVGNKQCAAKDAVVATACMLVAEMFRRYDDFECEGTSFTKLQKRSS, encoded by the coding sequence ATGCTGCCGTCcttctcgccggcggccacggcggcccaGCCGCGCCGGATCCCGGGCAGCCACGGGCCCCCGATCCTCGGCCCACTAAAGGACCGGCTGGACTACTTCTGGTTCCAGGGGCCCGACGAGTTCTTCCGCCGCCGGGCCGCCTCCCACAAGAGCACCGTGTTCCGGGCCAACATCCCGCCGAcgttccccttcttcctcggcgtCGACCCgcgcgtcgtcgccgtcgtcgacgccgccgccttcacCGCCCTCTTCGATTCCTCCCTCGTCGACAAGCGCGACTGCCTCATCGGGCCCTACAACCCTTCCGCCGCCTTCACCGGCGGCACCCGCGTCGGCGTCTACCTCGACACGGCGGAGCCGGACCACGCCAGGACCAAGGCCTTCGCCATGgatctcctccgccgcagctCCAAAATCTGGGCCGATGAGTTCCTCTCCGGGCTCGATTCCATGATCTCGAACCTCGAATCCGAGCTCAacaatggcgccgccgccgcgagctaCCTGGTGCCGTTGCAGCAGTGCGTGTTCAAGTTCCTCTGCAAGGCGGTGGTGGGCGCCGACCCGGCCATGGACAAGCTCGTGGACAGATTCGGCTTCTTCATCCTCGACCTCTGGCTGGGGCTGCAGCTGATCCCGACCCAGAAGATCGGGGCCCTGCCGCAGCCATTGGAGGAGCTTCTCTTCCACTCCTTCCCTTTCCCGGCCTTCCTCATCCGCCCTGGCTACGACGTCCTCTACCGCTTCGTCTCCAAgcacggcgccgacgccgtcgccgtcggggTAGACACCCACGGCCTCTCCCAGAAGGACGCCATCAACAACATCCTCTTCGTCCTCGGCTTCAACGCCTTCGGGGGGTTCTCCGTGTTCCTCCCATTCCTCATCCTCGAGATCGGCGCCAAAACCCCCACCGGCGTAAACCTCCGGCCGAAACTCCGCGAGGAAGTCCGCCGCGTTTTGGATGAGAACAATGGTGCGATCGGCTTCGGGGCGGTGAAGGGGATGCCGCTGGTGAGGTCGACGGTGTACGAGGTGCTCCGGACGCGGCCGCCGGTGCCGTTGCAGTTCGGGCGCGCCAGGGAGAACTTTACCTTGAGGTCCCACGGCAGCGAAGGGTTCGCGGTGGCCGCCGGGGAGATGCTCTGTGGGTACCAGCCGCTGGCGATGCGGGACCCGGCGGTGTTTGACCGGCCGGAGGAGTTCGTGCCGGATAGGTTcgtcggggaagaaggggagaagctgctcaagcaCGTGTACTGGTCCAATGGGCCCGAGACGGCGGACCCGGCGGTCGGGAACAAGCAATGCGCCGCCAaggacgccgtcgtcgccacCGCCTGCATGCTCGTCGCCGAGATGTTCCGCCGGTACGATGATTTTGAGTGCGAAGGGACAAGCTTCACCAAGCTCCAGAAGCGATCAAGCTAA
- the LOC100845603 gene encoding pentatricopeptide repeat-containing protein At2g37230 — MAMARRHLLLPLLSRSPHAPTPLHLRHALCSSSSSPPPTPAIEPTPTVETPEEEAPSAAAAEEKPDTPPPRAEEPLHETILHMIRRRKWTTRLENSVRLLSPTLSAPLVHGVISSAAAANRADLALQFFRFAYRRAGFRPEPATFSLLIPVLASNRMLNHARCILLETMPAFSVSPDEATVAALVAAYGKARIPQEAVKLFRLMPELGITRTALSYNAVLKAILCRGREAMARRIYNAMIADGVAPDLSTYNTLIWGFGLSEKMEAAVRVFGDMKGHGVTPDVTTYNNLINAWVRNGDLESARKVFDEMPGAGFERNSVSYNVMIKGYVEAKKVEEAVGLFKEMGEKGLRSSEKTFAALMPGLCDDQGRTAEARKAVEDMAERRLTPKDKTVFLRLVTTLCKAGDLDGALEVHKKSGQFKHVLVDPRQYGVLMQSLCAGGKCDGAVEVLDELLEKGTLLSPKSPVLEAPAYNPVIEYLCNNGNTKKAETFFRQLMKKGVDDKLAFNSLIRGHAKEGVLEAAQEILAIMTRRGVPTDPISHTLLVDSFLKKNEPADAKTALDSMMEQGHLPSPALFKSVMVALFDDGRVQTASRVMRSMIEKGVTENMDMAHKILEALFMRGHVDEAIGRVNLMVENGCMPDLDKLLVALCQKDKVMEAHKLADFALDRDFEVSFSTYDKVLEALYTEEKTLPAYSMLCKIKHKGGVVDQKGCDALMDSLKAEGYSKQADILSRILVESGSSTSKRGKKVAMGA; from the coding sequence atggccatggcgcgccgccacctcctcctcccgctcctCTCCCGCAGCCCCCACGCCCCCAcccctctccacctccgccatgccctctgctcctcctcttcctcccctccccccacCCCCGCCATCGAACCAACCCCCACCGTCGAAACCCCGGAAGAAGAAGCCccatcagcggcggcggcggaggagaagccAGATACCCCGCCGCCCCGGGCGGAGGAGCCACTGCACGAGACGATCCTGCACATGATCCGGCGCCGCAAGTGGACGACGCGGCTGGAGAACTCTGTGCGGCTGCTCTCGCCCACGCTCTCCGCGCCCCTCGTCCACGGCGTGatctcctcggccgccgccgccaaccgcGCCGACCTCGCGCTCCAGTTCTTCCGCTTCGCCTACCGCCGCGCCGGGTTCCGCCCGGAGCCGGCCACCTTCTCCCTCCTCATCCCCGTCCTCGCCTCCAACCGCATGCTCAACCACGCCCGCTGCATCCTCCTCGAGACCATGCCGGCCTTCTCCGTCTCCCCCGACGAGGCCACCGTCGCcgcgctcgtcgccgcctACGGCAAGGCCCGCATCCCGCAGGAGGCCGTCAAGCTCTTCCGCCTCATGCCCGAGCTCGGCATCACGCGCACCGCGCTCTCCTACAACGCCGTGCTCAAGGCCATCCTCTGCCGCGGCCGCGAGGCCATGGCCAGGCGGATCTACAACGCCATGATCGCCGATGGGGTCGCGCCGGACCTGTCCACCTACAACACGTTGATCTGGGGGTTTGGGCTTTctgagaagatggaggctgcTGTGAGGGTGTTTGGGGACATGAAGGGCCATGGGGTCACACCGGATGTGACGACTTATAACAACCTGATCAATGCTTGGGTGAGGAATGGTGATCTGGAGAGCGCGCGGAaggtgtttgatgaaatgccGGGAGCTGGGTTTGAGCGGAACTCGGTCTCGTACAATGTGATGATCAAGGGGTATGTTGAGGCGAAAAAggtcgaggaggcggtgggGTTGTTCAAGGAGATGGGGGAAAAGGGGTTGAGGTCGAGCGAGAAGACGTTTGCTGCGTTGATGCCTGGGCTTTGCGATGACCAGGGGAGGACCGCTGAGGCACGCAAGGCAGTGGAAGACATGGCGGAGCGACGACTCACGCCAAAGGATAAGACGGTGTTTCTGAGGCTTGTCACCACACTGTGCAAGGCTGGAGATTTGGATGGGGCGTTGGAGGTTCACAAGAAGAGCGGGCAGTTCAAGCATGTCCTGGTGGATCCGAGACAGTATGGTGTGTTGATGCAGAGCTTGTGTGCAGGTGGAAAGTGTGATGGTGCTGTCGAGGTGCTAGATGAGCTTCTTGAGAAGGGCACTCTGCTTAGCCCAAAGAGTCCAGTACTGGAAGCACCTGCTTATAATCCGGTGATTGAGTATCTGTGTAACAACGGGAATACCAAAAAGGCTGAGACATTCTTCAggcagctgatgaagaaaggtgtggatgaCAAGCTTGCATTTAACAGTCTTATCCGTGGCCATGCAAAGGAAGGTGTTCTGGAGGCTGCACAGGAGATTCTTGCCATTATGACGCGCCGCGGTGTCCCTACCGATCCTATATCACACACACTGCTTGTTGATAGCTTCCTGAAGAAGAACGAGCCAGCCGATGCAAAGACAGCATTGGACAGCATGATGGAACAGGGGCACTTGCCGAGCCCAGCTCTGTTCAAGTCTGTCATGGTAGCACTTTTCGATGATGGTCGGGTTCAGACAGCAAGCAGGGTCATGAGGAGTATGATCGAGAAGGGAGTTACAGAGAACATGGACATGGCACACAAGATCTTGGAAGCTCTCTTCATGAGGGGCCATGTGGATGAGGCGATTGGCCGTGTCAATCTGATGGTAGAAAATGGCTGTATGCCTGATCTTGACAAGTTGCTAGTCGCCCTTTGCCAAAAGGACAAAGTTATGGAGGCACATAAGCTGGCTGATTTTGCATTAGACCGTGACTTTGAAGTTAGCTTCTCAACCTATGACAAAGTCCTCGAAGCCCTGTACACTGAGGAGAAGACATTGCCAGCATACTCCATGCTCTGCAAGATCAAGCACAAAGGTGGTGTTGTGGACCAGAAGGGTTGCGATGCTTTGATGGATAGCTTAAAAGCCGAAGGATACTCAAAGCAAGCTGACATTCTGTCTAGGATCTTGGTGGAGAGTGGATCCTCCACATCCAAGAGGGGTAAAAAGGTTGCCATGGGTGCTTAG